One genomic segment of Streptomyces niveus includes these proteins:
- the radA gene encoding DNA repair protein RadA, whose protein sequence is MAVARTKSAKDRPSYRCTDCGWTTVKWLGRCPECQAWGTVEEYGAPAVRTTAVGRVSTPALPIGQVDGRTATARSTGVDELDRVLGGGLVPGAVVLVAGEPGVGKSTLLLDVAAKAAGSEHRTLYVTGEESASQVRLRADRIKAIDDNLYLAAETDLSAVLGHLDAVKPSLLVLDSVQTVASPEIDGAPGGMAQVREVAGALIRVSKELGMSTLLVGHVTKDGAIAGPRLLEHLVDVVLSFEGDRHARLRLVRGVKNRYGTTDEVGCFELHDEGITGLADPSGLFLTRRDQPVPGTCLTVTLEGRRPLVAEVQALTVDSQIPSPRRTTSGLETSRVSMMLAVLEQRGRISALGKRDIYSATVGGVKLSEPAADLAIALALASAASDTPLPTNLVAIGEVGLAGEVRRVTGVQRRLAEAHRLGFTHALVPTDPGKIPAGMKVTEVADMGAALSVLPRRGRTEAPRDGGDRR, encoded by the coding sequence ATGGCTGTCGCCCGTACCAAATCCGCCAAGGACCGGCCGTCCTACCGCTGTACCGACTGCGGTTGGACGACCGTCAAGTGGCTCGGCCGCTGCCCCGAGTGCCAGGCCTGGGGCACCGTCGAGGAGTACGGCGCGCCCGCCGTACGGACGACGGCGGTCGGCCGGGTCAGCACCCCGGCCCTCCCGATCGGCCAGGTCGACGGCCGCACGGCGACGGCGCGCTCGACGGGCGTGGACGAGCTTGACCGTGTCCTCGGCGGCGGGCTCGTGCCGGGAGCCGTCGTGCTGGTGGCCGGTGAGCCGGGCGTCGGCAAGTCCACGCTGCTCCTGGATGTCGCGGCGAAGGCGGCCGGCTCCGAGCACCGCACGCTGTATGTGACGGGCGAGGAGTCGGCGAGCCAGGTACGGCTGCGCGCGGACCGCATCAAGGCCATCGACGACAATCTCTACCTCGCGGCCGAGACGGACCTCTCGGCCGTCCTCGGGCATCTCGACGCGGTCAAGCCGTCGCTGCTCGTCCTCGACTCCGTACAGACGGTGGCGTCGCCGGAGATCGACGGCGCGCCCGGCGGCATGGCCCAGGTCCGGGAGGTCGCGGGCGCGCTCATCCGGGTCTCCAAGGAGCTGGGCATGTCCACCCTGCTCGTCGGCCATGTCACCAAGGACGGCGCGATCGCGGGCCCCCGGCTGCTGGAGCACCTGGTGGACGTGGTGCTGTCCTTCGAGGGCGACCGGCACGCGCGGCTGCGGCTGGTGCGGGGCGTCAAGAACAGATACGGCACGACGGACGAGGTCGGCTGCTTCGAGCTGCACGACGAGGGCATCACGGGCCTCGCCGATCCCTCCGGCCTCTTCCTCACCCGCCGTGACCAGCCGGTGCCCGGCACGTGCCTGACGGTGACGCTCGAAGGCCGCCGCCCGCTCGTCGCCGAGGTGCAGGCGCTGACGGTCGACTCGCAGATCCCCTCCCCGCGCCGCACCACGTCCGGCCTGGAGACCTCCCGAGTCTCGATGATGCTGGCCGTTCTGGAGCAGCGCGGCCGGATCAGCGCGCTCGGCAAGCGCGACATCTACAGCGCGACGGTCGGCGGCGTGAAGCTCTCCGAGCCGGCCGCCGACCTGGCGATCGCGCTCGCCCTGGCGTCCGCTGCGAGCGACACCCCACTGCCGACGAACCTTGTCGCGATCGGCGAGGTCGGCCTCGCGGGCGAGGTCAGAAGGGTCACGGGAGTCCAGCGCAGACTGGCCGAGGCACACCGTCTGGGCTTCACGCACGCCCTCGTCCCGACCGATCCCGGGAAGATCCCGGCCGGTATGAAGGTCACAGAAGTCGCCGACATGGGGGCGGCTCTGAGCGTGCTTCCGCGCCGGGGTCGGACGGAGGCCCCACGGGACGGCGGAGACCGCCGGTAG
- the disA gene encoding DNA integrity scanning diadenylate cyclase DisA produces MAANDRAAAPGKSGGGSGGSGTEALMRASLSAVAPGMALRDGLERILRGNTGGLIVLGMDKTVETMCTGGFVLDVEFTATRLRELCKLDGALILDKDITKILRAGVQLVPDASIPTEETGTRHRTADRVSKQCGFPVISVSQSMRLIALYVDGERRVLEESAAILSRANQALATLERYKLRLDEVAGTLSALEIEDLVTVRDVTAVSQRLEMVRRIATEIAEYVVELGTDGRLLSLQLDELIAGVEPERELVVRDYVPEPTAKRSRTVAEAMTELDALSHTELLELPVVARALGYSGSPETLDSAVSPRGYRLLAKVPRLPGAIIERLVEHFGGLQKLLAASVDDLQTVDGVGEARARSVREGLSRLAESSILERYV; encoded by the coding sequence GTGGCAGCCAACGACCGGGCAGCAGCACCCGGAAAGTCCGGTGGTGGCTCCGGTGGATCCGGCACCGAAGCGCTGATGCGCGCCTCACTGAGCGCCGTGGCGCCCGGCATGGCGCTGCGTGACGGGCTGGAGCGGATCCTCCGGGGGAACACCGGCGGTCTCATCGTCCTGGGCATGGACAAGACCGTCGAGACGATGTGCACGGGCGGCTTCGTGCTGGACGTGGAATTCACCGCCACGAGGCTCCGCGAGCTCTGCAAGCTCGACGGCGCGCTCATTCTCGACAAAGACATCACCAAAATTCTGCGGGCCGGCGTCCAGCTCGTACCCGATGCCTCCATCCCGACCGAGGAGACCGGTACGCGCCACCGCACGGCGGACCGGGTGTCCAAGCAGTGCGGGTTCCCGGTCATCTCCGTGTCGCAGTCGATGCGGCTGATCGCGCTGTACGTGGACGGGGAGCGCCGGGTCCTGGAGGAGTCGGCGGCGATCCTGTCGCGCGCCAACCAGGCGCTGGCGACCCTGGAGCGCTACAAGCTCCGGCTGGACGAGGTCGCGGGCACGCTCTCCGCGCTGGAGATCGAGGACCTGGTGACGGTCCGGGACGTGACGGCGGTGTCGCAGCGCCTGGAGATGGTGCGCAGGATCGCCACGGAAATCGCCGAGTACGTGGTCGAGTTGGGCACCGACGGGCGGCTTCTCTCCCTCCAGCTCGACGAGTTGATCGCGGGCGTCGAGCCCGAGCGGGAGCTCGTCGTACGGGACTACGTGCCCGAGCCGACGGCGAAGCGCTCGCGTACGGTCGCCGAGGCGATGACCGAGCTGGACGCGCTCTCCCACACCGAGCTGCTGGAACTGCCCGTCGTGGCCCGCGCGTTGGGCTACAGCGGTTCACCCGAGACGCTGGACTCGGCGGTCTCGCCGCGCGGCTACCGGCTGCTGGCCAAGGTGCCGCGTCTGCCGGGCGCCATCATCGAGCGGCTGGTCGAGCACTTCGGCGGGCTCCAGAAGCTGCTGGCTGCGAGCGTCGACGATCTCCAGACGGTGGACGGCGTGGGCGAGGCGCGGGCGCGCAGCGTGCGCGAGGGGCTGTCGCGGCTGGCGGAGTCGTCGATCCTGGAGCGGTACGTCTGA
- a CDS encoding A/G-specific adenine glycosylase, with the protein MTATSATTPPVNDPAALHDPVIAWFDAHARDLPWRRPDTGAWGVMVSEFMLQQTPVARVLPVYEQWLARWPRPADLAADAPGEAVRAWGRLGYPRRALRLHGAALAITERFGGDVPREHGQLLALPGIGEYTAAAVASFAYGQRHAVLDTNVRRVFARAAAGIQYPPNATTAAERRLARALLPADEETAARWAAASMELGALVCTSKNEDCARCPIASRCAWRQAGKPAHQGPARRGQTYAGTDRQVRGKLLAVLREAVGPVPLAALDTVWEEPVQRARALDGLVADGLVEPMADDLYRLPLA; encoded by the coding sequence ATGACTGCGACTTCTGCGACTACGCCGCCGGTCAACGACCCGGCCGCCCTTCACGACCCCGTCATCGCGTGGTTCGACGCGCACGCCCGCGACCTGCCCTGGCGCCGCCCCGACACGGGCGCCTGGGGCGTGATGGTCAGCGAGTTCATGCTCCAGCAGACCCCGGTCGCCCGGGTGCTCCCGGTGTACGAACAGTGGCTCGCGCGCTGGCCCCGCCCGGCCGATCTGGCCGCCGATGCACCCGGCGAAGCGGTACGCGCCTGGGGCAGACTCGGCTATCCGCGCCGGGCCCTGCGGCTGCACGGCGCGGCCCTGGCGATAACGGAGCGGTTCGGCGGCGACGTACCGCGCGAGCACGGCCAGTTGCTCGCGCTGCCCGGCATCGGCGAGTACACGGCCGCCGCCGTGGCCTCGTTCGCGTACGGACAGCGGCACGCCGTTCTCGACACGAACGTGCGGCGTGTCTTCGCCCGTGCCGCCGCCGGCATCCAGTACCCACCGAACGCGACGACGGCCGCCGAGCGCCGGCTGGCCCGCGCGCTGCTGCCTGCGGACGAGGAGACGGCCGCCCGCTGGGCCGCCGCGTCCATGGAACTCGGCGCGCTCGTGTGCACCTCGAAGAACGAGGACTGCGCACGCTGCCCGATCGCGTCACGGTGCGCCTGGCGGCAGGCCGGCAAACCGGCGCACCAGGGCCCGGCCCGGCGCGGCCAGACTTACGCGGGCACGGACCGCCAGGTGCGCGGCAAGCTGCTCGCCGTACTGCGCGAGGCGGTGGGGCCGGTGCCGCTCGCGGCGCTCGACACCGTGTGGGAGGAGCCGGTGCAGCGGGCCAGGGCGCTGGACGGGCTGGTGGCCGACGGGCTGGTCGAGCCGATGGCCGACGACCTGTACCGGCTGCCGCTGGCCTGA
- a CDS encoding SigE family RNA polymerase sigma factor, with translation MANGEVLGFEEYVRTRQEALLRSARRLVPDPVDAQDLLQTALARTYGRWDGIADKSLADAYLRRVMINTRTEWWRARRLEEVPTEQLPEPCVEDGSDQRADRALLIDILGVLAPKQRSVVVLRHWEQMSTEETAAALGMSTGTVKSTLHRALAKLREELEARELERRHVERRTPGNRLPERRGPRAQAPERAGYRRDGRGQERCAA, from the coding sequence ATGGCGAACGGCGAGGTGCTCGGATTCGAGGAGTACGTACGCACCCGGCAGGAGGCTCTGCTGCGGAGTGCCAGGCGGCTGGTCCCCGATCCCGTCGACGCCCAGGATCTCCTCCAGACCGCGCTGGCCCGTACGTACGGCCGCTGGGACGGTATCGCCGACAAGTCCCTCGCCGACGCCTATCTGCGCCGCGTCATGATCAACACCCGTACGGAGTGGTGGCGGGCGCGCAGGCTCGAAGAGGTGCCGACCGAGCAGCTGCCCGAGCCGTGCGTCGAGGACGGCTCCGACCAGCGCGCCGACCGCGCCCTGCTCATCGACATCCTCGGGGTCCTGGCTCCGAAGCAGCGCAGCGTCGTCGTGCTGCGGCACTGGGAGCAGATGAGTACGGAGGAGACGGCGGCGGCGCTCGGTATGTCTACCGGTACGGTGAAGAGCACGCTGCACCGGGCGCTGGCCAAACTCCGTGAGGAGCTGGAGGCCCGGGAGCTGGAGCGCCGCCACGTGGAGCGCCGGACGCCGGGGAACCGGCTGCCGGAGCGACGCGGTCCGCGCGCCCAGGCTCCGGAGCGTGCCGGTTATCGTCGCGACGGACGGGGGCAGGAGCGGTGCGCGGCCTGA
- the cseB gene encoding two-component system response regulator CseB: MLETHVLFVEDDDVIREATQLALERDGFTVTAMPDGLSGLEAFRADRPDIALLDVMVPGLDGVSLCRRIRDESTVPVIMLSARADSIDVVLGLEAGADDYVTKPFDGAVLVARIRAVLRRFGHAGGPAGEQGGHEGADEQGALSFGDLEIDKEGMEVRKGGEPVSLTPTEMRLLIEFSAAPGTVLSRDKLLERVWDYGWGGDTRVVDVHVQRLRTKIGQDRIETVRGFGYKLKA; encoded by the coding sequence ATGCTGGAGACCCATGTCCTGTTCGTCGAGGACGACGACGTCATCCGCGAGGCCACCCAACTCGCGCTGGAGCGTGACGGCTTCACGGTGACGGCCATGCCGGACGGCCTGTCCGGTCTTGAGGCGTTCCGGGCCGACCGGCCGGACATCGCGCTGCTGGACGTGATGGTGCCGGGCCTCGACGGTGTCAGTCTGTGCCGCCGGATCCGGGACGAGTCGACGGTGCCCGTGATCATGCTGTCGGCCCGCGCCGACTCGATCGACGTGGTGCTCGGCCTGGAGGCGGGGGCCGACGACTACGTCACCAAGCCCTTCGACGGCGCGGTGCTGGTCGCCCGGATCCGCGCGGTGCTGCGCCGCTTCGGGCACGCCGGCGGGCCGGCCGGGGAGCAGGGCGGTCACGAGGGGGCGGACGAGCAGGGCGCGCTGTCCTTCGGCGATCTGGAGATCGACAAGGAGGGCATGGAGGTGCGCAAAGGGGGTGAGCCGGTGTCGCTGACGCCGACCGAGATGCGGCTGCTGATCGAGTTCTCGGCCGCGCCCGGCACCGTCCTGTCCCGGGACAAGCTGCTCGAACGCGTGTGGGACTACGGCTGGGGCGGTGACACGCGCGTGGTGGACGTCCATGTGCAGCGGCTGCGCACCAAGATCGGACAGGACCGGATCGAGACGGTCCGCGGCTTCGGCTACAAACTCAAGGCATGA
- the cseC gene encoding two-component system sensor histidine kinase CseC, which yields MKRLALRTGVRWKISIAIAAVGALIAMALSLVVHNAAQVSMLDNAREVQLERLLFAQRMYDSTHELKFGTKLNDPLLPNDLRKKVQEGRRATYVRDSGDGTPDVWAAVPLENGVLSLQSKFAERSATIMKDLDRALLIGSVCVVVGGCALGVLIGGQLSRRLRKAAAAAGKVAQGNTDVRVREAVGGVVRDETDELARAVDALTDALNERIEAERRVTADIAHELRTPVTGLLTAAELLPPGRPTELVRDRAQAMRTLVEDVLEVARLDSASERAELQEVALGEFVSRRVALLDPDVRIELVADSRVNTDPRRLERILGNLLANAAKHGGTPVEVTVEGRVVRVRDHGPGFPDALLRDGPSRFRTGASDRAGHGHGLGLTIAAGQARVLGARLTFRNAAPESPTPGPDETGGAIAVLWLPEHAPTATGSFPMITFPD from the coding sequence ATGAAGCGCCTCGCCCTGCGCACCGGCGTCCGGTGGAAGATCAGCATCGCGATCGCGGCGGTCGGCGCCCTCATCGCGATGGCCCTGAGCCTTGTCGTGCACAACGCGGCTCAGGTCTCGATGCTGGACAACGCGCGTGAGGTGCAGCTGGAGCGGCTGCTGTTCGCGCAGCGCATGTACGACTCGACGCATGAGCTGAAGTTCGGTACGAAGCTGAACGACCCCTTGCTCCCGAACGACCTGCGCAAGAAGGTGCAGGAGGGCCGACGTGCCACCTATGTGCGCGACTCGGGGGACGGGACGCCCGACGTCTGGGCGGCCGTACCGCTGGAGAACGGGGTGCTCTCCCTGCAGAGCAAGTTCGCCGAGCGGTCCGCGACGATCATGAAGGACCTCGACCGGGCGCTGCTGATCGGCTCGGTCTGTGTGGTCGTCGGCGGCTGTGCGCTGGGCGTACTGATCGGCGGGCAGCTCTCGCGCCGGCTGCGCAAGGCGGCGGCCGCCGCGGGCAAGGTCGCGCAGGGCAATACGGACGTGCGCGTACGGGAGGCGGTCGGCGGAGTCGTACGGGACGAGACCGACGAGCTGGCCCGCGCGGTGGACGCCCTGACGGACGCGCTGAATGAGCGCATCGAAGCGGAGCGCCGGGTGACCGCGGACATCGCGCACGAGCTCCGTACGCCCGTGACGGGCCTGCTGACGGCCGCGGAGCTGCTGCCGCCGGGCCGCCCCACCGAGCTGGTGCGGGACCGCGCCCAGGCCATGCGGACGCTGGTCGAGGACGTACTGGAGGTCGCCAGGCTGGACAGCGCGTCGGAACGCGCCGAACTCCAGGAGGTGGCGCTCGGCGAGTTCGTCAGCAGGCGGGTGGCACTGCTGGACCCCGATGTGCGGATCGAGCTCGTCGCCGACTCCCGGGTGAACACCGATCCGCGCCGGCTGGAGCGCATCCTCGGCAATCTCCTGGCCAACGCGGCCAAGCACGGCGGCACGCCCGTCGAGGTGACCGTCGAGGGCCGGGTGGTACGCGTACGCGACCACGGTCCCGGCTTCCCCGACGCGCTGCTGCGCGACGGGCCGAGCCGGTTCCGTACGGGCGCGAGCGACCGCGCGGGGCACGGCCACGGCCTCGGCCTGACCATCGCGGCGGGTCAGGCGCGGGTCCTCGGGGCGCGGCTTACCTTCCGCAACGCGGCGCCGGAGAGCCCGACGCCCGGACCGGACGAGACGGGCGGCGCGATCGCGGTCCTCTGGCTCCCCGAGCACGCCCCGACGGCGACCGGCAGCTTCCCGATGATCACGTTCCCGGACTGA
- a CDS encoding MDR family MFS transporter — MSLDAVGSEQKTKAEPQPRSVRVVLLALMIAMLLAMLDNMIIGTAMPTIVGELGGLEHLSWVVTAYTLATAASTPIWGKVGDMYGRKKIFLLSIVIFLIGSALSGMAQDMGQLIGFRAVQGLGAGGLMVGVMAIIGDLIPPRERGKYQGMMAGVMALAMIGGPLVGGTITDHLGWRWSFYINLPLGAVALAMIVTVLHLPAVERTKNKIDYLGAALLTVGITSIVLVTTWGGTEYAWSSAVIMELIAIGVVTLVSFVYVQTKAPEPILPLHIFRNRNFSLMQVIGFLTGFVMFGAVLFLPLYQQSVQGASATNSGLLLLPMLLSMMVVSLFAGRVTTNTGKYKIFPIAGGALMVTGLFLLAQMDTGTSRLTSGVYMAVLGAGMGFLMQITMLVAQNSAEPKDMGVASSSTTLFRTLGSSFGVAIMGALFTSKVQEEMAARGGDAVTQQSAQLDAASLAKLPEAAREAYQIAVSSGTHVAFLLAGSVAVIGFVAAFFVKEVPLRGAGPEKADAGGKDASPSGGTKVAQSA; from the coding sequence ATGTCGCTCGACGCGGTGGGGTCGGAACAGAAGACTAAGGCGGAGCCACAGCCGCGCAGCGTGCGGGTGGTACTGCTCGCGCTCATGATCGCGATGCTGCTCGCCATGCTGGACAACATGATCATCGGCACCGCGATGCCGACCATCGTCGGCGAGCTGGGCGGGCTGGAGCACCTGTCCTGGGTGGTCACCGCATACACCCTCGCCACCGCCGCGTCGACCCCGATCTGGGGGAAGGTCGGCGACATGTACGGGCGGAAGAAGATCTTCCTGCTCTCCATCGTCATATTCCTGATCGGCTCCGCGCTCAGCGGCATGGCCCAGGACATGGGCCAGCTCATCGGCTTCCGCGCCGTCCAGGGCCTGGGCGCCGGCGGACTCATGGTCGGCGTCATGGCGATCATCGGAGACCTCATCCCGCCCCGTGAGCGCGGCAAGTACCAGGGCATGATGGCCGGTGTGATGGCCCTCGCCATGATCGGCGGACCGCTGGTCGGCGGCACCATCACCGACCACCTCGGCTGGCGCTGGAGCTTCTACATCAACCTGCCGCTCGGCGCCGTCGCCCTCGCGATGATCGTGACCGTGCTGCACCTGCCCGCCGTGGAGCGGACCAAGAACAAGATCGACTACCTCGGTGCGGCCCTGCTGACGGTCGGCATCACCTCGATCGTGCTGGTCACCACCTGGGGCGGTACGGAGTACGCGTGGAGCTCCGCGGTGATCATGGAGCTGATCGCCATCGGCGTCGTCACCCTCGTCTCGTTCGTGTACGTACAGACCAAGGCGCCCGAGCCGATCCTGCCGTTGCACATCTTCCGCAACCGCAACTTCAGCCTCATGCAGGTCATCGGCTTCCTGACCGGCTTCGTCATGTTCGGAGCCGTCCTCTTCCTGCCGCTCTACCAGCAGTCCGTCCAGGGCGCCTCGGCGACCAACTCCGGTCTGCTGCTCCTGCCCATGCTGCTGTCGATGATGGTCGTCTCGCTGTTCGCGGGCCGGGTCACCACCAATACGGGCAAGTACAAGATCTTCCCCATCGCCGGCGGCGCCCTGATGGTCACCGGGCTCTTCCTGCTCGCGCAGATGGACACCGGGACCTCCCGGCTCACCTCCGGCGTCTACATGGCCGTCCTCGGTGCCGGGATGGGCTTCCTGATGCAGATCACCATGCTCGTGGCGCAGAACAGCGCCGAACCCAAGGACATGGGCGTCGCCTCGTCCTCGACCACCCTCTTCCGTACGCTCGGCAGCTCCTTCGGCGTCGCCATCATGGGCGCGCTGTTCACCAGCAAGGTGCAGGAGGAGATGGCGGCGCGCGGTGGTGACGCGGTGACGCAGCAGTCGGCGCAGCTCGACGCGGCGAGCCTGGCCAAGCTGCCGGAGGCGGCGCGCGAGGCGTACCAGATCGCCGTGTCCTCCGGTACGCACGTGGCCTTCCTGCTGGCGGGTTCCGTCGCGGTGATCGGCTTCGTCGCGGCGTTCTTCGTCAAGGAGGTCCCGCTGCGGGGCGCGGGTCCCGAGAAGGCCGACGCGGGGGGCAAGGACGCGTCTCCGTCCGGCGGGACGAAGGTCGCGCAGTCCGCCTAG
- a CDS encoding TetR/AcrR family transcriptional regulator — translation MSSTAQPRRGNTRQRIQDVALELFAEQGYEKTSLREIAEQLDVTKAALYYHFKTKEDILVSLFQDLARPIDELIAWGETQPPTLEAKKEILRRYSEALAAAAPLFRFMQENQATMRDLSVGETFKSRMMRLLELLKQPEGTMTDRVRCFTAIFAMHAGIFALRDVEGDPEEKQEAILEVATDLMVRAQGVTE, via the coding sequence ATGAGCAGCACGGCGCAGCCACGTCGGGGCAACACCCGTCAGCGCATCCAGGACGTCGCGCTTGAACTCTTCGCCGAGCAGGGCTACGAGAAGACCTCACTGCGTGAGATCGCCGAACAGCTGGACGTCACCAAGGCCGCGCTCTACTACCACTTCAAGACCAAGGAAGACATCCTGGTCAGCCTCTTCCAGGACCTGGCACGGCCGATCGACGAGCTGATCGCGTGGGGCGAGACGCAGCCGCCGACCCTGGAGGCGAAGAAGGAGATCCTGCGCCGCTACAGCGAGGCGCTCGCCGCCGCGGCGCCGCTGTTCCGCTTCATGCAGGAGAACCAGGCGACGATGCGCGACCTGAGCGTCGGCGAGACCTTCAAATCCCGCATGATGCGGCTCCTGGAGCTGCTCAAGCAGCCCGAGGGGACGATGACCGACCGGGTGCGCTGCTTCACCGCGATCTTCGCCATGCACGCCGGCATCTTCGCCCTCAGGGACGTCGAAGGCGACCCCGAGGAGAAGCAGGAAGCCATCCTCGAGGTCGCCACCGATCTGATGGTGCGGGCTCAGGGCGTCACAGAATGA
- a CDS encoding M23 family metallopeptidase has protein sequence MSQRTTPRQSTLRTRAAILAAGLGVTTALGAGVAFAANSSGDAGAPAAVAAEKAAHSEKVTAAKAADKAKDKAKDKKAAKNPTWAKPVSKYTLSATYGRGGGMWASKHSGQDFAVSVGTNVKAVHTGTVVKAGPNGAGDGPAYGNAIVVKHGTGSSAKYSQYAHLSKVKVQAGQKVDKGQSIALSGNTGNSSGPHLHFEIRTTPNYGSAINPVSFLRAADVIL, from the coding sequence ATGTCGCAGCGCACCACGCCCCGCCAGTCCACGCTCCGTACCCGTGCCGCCATCCTGGCCGCCGGACTCGGAGTGACGACGGCGCTCGGAGCGGGGGTCGCGTTCGCCGCGAACAGCAGCGGCGACGCCGGCGCCCCCGCCGCCGTAGCCGCCGAGAAGGCCGCCCACTCGGAGAAGGTGACCGCGGCCAAGGCCGCCGACAAGGCCAAGGACAAGGCCAAGGACAAGAAGGCCGCGAAGAACCCCACCTGGGCCAAGCCGGTCTCCAAGTACACCCTCAGCGCCACCTACGGCCGCGGTGGCGGCATGTGGGCCAGCAAGCACTCCGGCCAGGACTTCGCCGTCTCCGTCGGCACCAACGTGAAGGCCGTCCACACGGGCACCGTCGTGAAGGCCGGACCCAACGGCGCCGGTGACGGTCCCGCGTACGGCAACGCGATAGTCGTCAAGCACGGCACCGGGTCGAGTGCGAAGTACTCGCAGTACGCGCACCTGTCCAAGGTGAAGGTGCAGGCCGGCCAGAAGGTCGACAAGGGCCAGAGCATCGCGCTCTCCGGCAACACCGGCAATTCGAGCGGCCCGCACCTGCACTTCGAGATCCGTACGACCCCCAACTACGGCAGCGCGATCAACCCGGTGTCGTTCCTGCGTGCGGCCGACGTCATTCTGTGA